The Sesamum indicum cultivar Zhongzhi No. 13 linkage group LG1, S_indicum_v1.0, whole genome shotgun sequence genome includes a window with the following:
- the LOC105172567 gene encoding mediator of RNA polymerase II transcription subunit 12 isoform X1 translates to MQRYHAGSCTSAVNNSAITGIQARDTSRADPSAVSPNFSLNSRRSSQLTPYKLRCDKEPLNARLGPPDFHPQTPTCPEETLTRDYVQSGYRETVEGLEEAREVSLSQVQAFTKPIIVKCKEAIRKCHRAINESRAQKRKAGQVYEVPLSGALLAKPGIFPEQRPCGEDFRKKWIEGLSQPHKRLRSLADHVPHGYRRRSLFEVLIRNNVPLLRATWFIKVTYLNQVRATSSNSSSGFHDKTQFSRSEQWTKDVIEYLQYLLDEFIARNHSHSTLHMRDRSSQMVFAGSVQQKSDSFSALMDGDEPSLYTKWWYVVRIIHWHHAEGLVIPSLIIDWVLNQLQEKELRSVLQLLLPIIYGVLDTVVSSQTYVRTLAGIAVRFIREPSPGGSDLVDNSRLAYTTAAVVEMLRYLILAVPDTFVASDCFPLPHCVISHVVNDGSFLSKMAEDARKVKCGQIEVVGVPRDRNHDIQAESISFQSVVSSIQKRAETLSRAARPNHPSHNVAKALQVLDQALMHGDIGLSYNLLLENSWDGVCAERWSAEVSPCLLTSLKHIGTVTSSLLCSIFFICEWATCDFRDFRTAPPHGLKFTGRKDFSQIFIAVRLLKLKASNILNFYTSNQKKKNISDIFESPSPLHDVIVCWIDQHEVHNGEGFKRLQLLIREFIRSGIFNPLAYGRQLIVSGIMDANGTMIDLEKRKRHYKLLKQLPAPYIRDALEEAQLAEPPILGEAMHVYLTERRLVLHGLHSKSAPGVKSASKKQRYHHRSGSESASPSSVDQWYFQATSNLSTTDDDADIKLEELKASIVVLLQLPHPSSSIDAGVDESQGSIKRPGGAYNRTDGNEETSGCEECRRVKRQKLSEERSSLLQLNPADDEEIWWVRKGLKYMDSFKADPPPKPAKQTSRGRQKPVRKTQSLAQLAAARIEGSQGASTSHVCESRVGCPHHRTGSDDITKLVDGTRKPASGDIISIGKLLKQMRFAEKRTLIVWMISFVKQLIEEAEKTTPKVGQYGRPYPIVDDRRSSRWRLGEDELSAILYMMDVCNEFVSAIRFLLWLLPKIPSNPGSAVPSRNMMILPRFAENNVCDVGEAYLLSSIRSYENIIIAADLIPEVLSATMRRAAMFLASKGRLSGSPALVYARHLLKKYSNVPSVVEWEKTFKSACDKRLSAEIESGRCLEGDFGFTLGVPNGVEDLDDYFRQKINGVRVSRVGLSMKEIVHRHVDEAFQYFYNKDRKSYGPGTNKSLSMEKLDDGYQIAHQIVMGLMDCMRQTGGAAQEGDPSLVSSAIAAIVNSVGHVIARIPDLTAGINHLNVSSPSGSLHFARCILRIHITCLCILKEALGERQSRVFEVALATEASSALMQTSAPGKAPRSPFQMSPESHDFNANLPNETLNHHKVIGRGARITAAVSALVIGAILQGVASLDRMVALFRLKEGLDLIQFARSLKSNVNGSARSMGVLKVDNLIEVSVNWFRVLVGNCRTVSDGFIVELLGEASIVALHRMQRMLSANLVFSPAYSIFAFVIWKPILDASIVVREDFHQLYQLLTVAIGDAIRHLPFREICFRDTRCLYDLIAVDTLDSEFVSLLESNGSESNFKAASFVPLRSRLFLDALIDCKMPEIKLDGINRISGQVELKKQCGENVKKLIGKLIHVLDTLQPAKFHWQWVELRLLLNEQAVNEKMMENDISLTDAIRSISPHSDKSTASENESNFVQIILTRLLVRPDAAPLFSEAVHLLGKSLEDSMLSQAKWLLRGAEVLYGKKSIRQKVMNIAAELKELSLKPQYWRPWGWCHADPNPATKKGDKWKSEAGVLEEGEVVEEGAIPIQFGKGYGPSDVEGFIVSQQHLTERALIELILPCVDQGSDDLRNNFASEMIKQMSNIEQQINAITRGVGKISVTSTPAIGSPANKSGSRKSGKTGSPGISRQSTGSADTVPPSPAALRASMTLRLQFLLRLLPIICADREPSGRNMKHALASVILRLLGSRVVHEDSCHFVNTAFVSSKRDVESPMEASSAATLLSGESLFDCLLLVLHVLLSSYQPSWLKMKSESKPNESNKDYAVFDRELAESLQNDLDRMQLPETIRWRIQTAMPILIPSVRCSVSCQPPSVSPTALACLHPSNPVALLNPSNSNPPQKNPVLPGRAATSVKTKSHMSQQELDSEIDQWTLLEDGAGSGQLSPNSAGIGGSDHANLKASNFLKGAVRVRRTDLTYIGAVDEDS, encoded by the exons ATGCAAAGGTATCATGCTGGCAGCTGCACTAGTGCAGTCAATAACAGTGCAATCACTGGGATACAAGCAAGGGATACATCCCGTGCTGACCCATCTGCTGTGTCTCCAAACTTCTCATTGAATTCAag ACGGTCTTCACAGCTGACACCATACAAATTGAGGTGTGATAAGGAACCGCTGAATGCCCG ACTTGGGCCACCTGACTTCCACCCGCAGACTCCAACTTGCCCTGAGGAGACACTCACCCGGGATTATGTGCAATCTGGTTACAGAGAGACTGTTGAAGGACTTGAG GAAGCTCGAGAGGTTTCGTTATCACAGGTTCAGGCTTTCACAAAGCCCATAATTGTCAAGTGCAAAGAG GCAATCAGAAAATGTCATAGAGCTATAAATGAGTCCCGTGCCCAAAAACGGAAG GCGGGCCAAGTTTATGAAGTGCCACTTTCTGGTGCGCTATTGGCCAAGCCTGGTATATTCCCTGAGCAAAGACCATGTGGAGAAGACTTCAGGAAGAAATGGATTGAG GGTTTATCCCAACCGCATAAGAGATTGAGATCATTGGCCGACCATGTACCTCATGGTTATAGGAGGAGATCTCTTTTTGAAGTTCTAATTAGAAATAATGTTCCGTTGTTAAGAGCAACGTGGTTCATCAAAGTAACTTATCTTAATCAG GTTCGTGCGACTTCTTCTAATTCATCATCTGGGTTTCATGATAAAACTCAATTTTCACGTTCAGAACAGTGGACGAAAGATGTTATTGAGTACTTGCAATATCTGTTGGATGAATTTATCGCAAGAAACCATTCTCATTCGACCTTGCACATGCGAGATCGGTCGTCACAAATGGTTTTTGCTGGTTCAGTGCAGCAAAAAAGCGATTCATTTTCAGCTCTCATGGATGGAGACGAGCCTTCCCTTTACACTAAATGGTGGTATGTGGTGAGGATAATTCACTGGCATCATGCTGAGGGACTGGTTATTCCTTCTCTCATTATTGATTGGGTTCTTAATCAGCTCCAG GAAAAAGAATTGCGCAGTGTTCTTCAGTTGCTATTGCCCATTATATATGGTGTCCTAGACACTGTGGTTTCATCTCAGACGTATGTGCGTACTCTGGCTGGGATAGCTGTTCGATTCATTCGAGAGCCATCTCCTGGTGGTTCTGATCTTGTTGATAATTCTCGGCTTGCATACACTACCGCTGCTGTTGTTGAGATGCTTCGGTATTTGATACTAGCTGTACCTGATACTTTTGTGGCTTCGGACTGTTTTCCTTTGCCACATTGTGTAATAAGTCATGTGGTAAATGATGGAAGCTTCTTATCCAAAATGGCTGAGGATGCTAGGAAGGTGAAGTGTGGACAAATCGAAGTTGTTGGTGTACCTAGAGATAGAAATCATGATATTCAAGCCGAGTCCATATCCTTTCAAAGTGTTGTGTCATCCATTCAAAAACGTGCAGAGACTCTTTCAAGAGCAGCCAGGCCTAATCACCCGAGTCATAATGTAGCTAAAGCCTTGCAGGTGTTGGACCAAGCTCTCATGCATGGAGATATTGGACTTTCATACAACTTGCTCTTAGAAAATAGTTGGGATGGAGTGTGTGCTGAACGTTGGAGTGCTGAAGTTAGCCCCTGTTTACTCACATCGCTTAAGCATATTGGTACAGTGACATCATCATTACTTTGTTCGATCTTTTTCATTTGTGAGTGGGCAACTTGTGATTTTAGGGATTTTCGTACTGCCCCTCCTCATGGTCTGAAGTTCACTGGTCGAAAAGATTTCTCTCAGATATTTATAGCAGTACGACTTCTAAAACTGAAGGCGAGCAATATACTAAACTTTTACACTTCAaaccagaaaaagaaaaatatttcagataTTTTTGAAAGCCCGAGCCCCTTACATGATGTTATTGTATGTTGGATTGACCAACATGAAGTACATAATGGGGAAGGTTTCAAACGATTGCAGCTTCTAATAAGAGAATTTATTCGATCTGGAATTTTCAATCCCCTGGCATATGGGAGACAGCTGATTGTAAGTGGAATCATGGATGCGAATGGGACCATGATTGACTTGGAAAAGCGAAAGAGACATTACAAGCTCTTGAAGCAGTTGCCGGCTCCCTATATTCGTGATGCTCTAGAAGAAGCCCAGCTTGCTGAACCACCAATTCTCGGGGAGGCAATGCATGTTTACTTAACTGAGCGCCGTTTGGTACTTCATGGGCTACACAGTAAATCTGCTCCTGGTGTAAAAAGTGCCTCTAAGAAACAAAGGTATCATCATAGGTCTGGAAGTGAAAGTGCTTCTCCGTCTTCTGTTGATCAGTGGTACTTTCAAGCAACATCAAATTTATCTACGACAGATGATGACGCAGATATCAAGCTTGAAGAATTAAAAGCTTCAATCGTTGTGTTATTGCAACTTCCCCACCCATCATCGTCGATAGACGCAGGAGTTGATGAATCTCAAGGGAGCATTAAGAGGCCTGGTGGGGCCTATAACAGAACAGATGGCAATGAAGAAACATCTGGATGTGAAGAATGCAGAAGggtgaaaagacaaaaattaagtGAAGAACGAAGCTCATTGTTACAGTTAAATCCAGCAGATGACGAAGAGATATGGTGGGTAAGAAAAGGGCTGAAATATATGGATTCTTTTAAAGCAGACCCTCCTCCTAAGCCTGCCAAGCAGACCTCAAGGGGTAGGCAGAAACCCGTTCGCAAAACTCAAAGTCTTGCACAATTGGCTGCTGCCCGAATTGAAGGTAGTCAGGGTGCATCAACAAGCCATGTATGTGAAAGTAGGGTAGGTTGCCCACACCACAGAACTGGTTCTGATGATATCACAAAATTGGTAGATGGGACCAGAAAACCAGCCTCTGGAGATATCATTTCAATTGGAAAACTTTTGAAGCAGATGCGATTTGCAGAGAAGAGGACGTTGATTGTATGGATGATATCTTTTGTAAAGCAGCTTATTGAAGAGGCTGAAAAGACTACACCCAAGGTTGGTCAATATGGTAGGCCATACCCCATTGTGGATGATCGAAGATCCTCACGCTGGAGGCTTGGTGAAGATGAATTGTCAGCAATTTTGTATATGATGGATGTTTGTAATGAATTTGTCTCTGCAATAAGGTTTCTTCTTTGGTTGTTGCCAAAAATTCCTAGCAATCCGGGTTCTGCCGTTCCCAGCCGGAATATGATGATACTTCCTAGGTTTGCAGAGAACAATGTCTGTGATGTAGGGGAGGCATATCTTTTATCATCAATTCGCAG ttatgagaatataattattgcaGCTGATCTTATTCCTGAAGTGTTGTCTGCCACAATGCGTCGTGCTGCCATGTTCTTGGCATCTAAGGGCCGGCTCTCTGGTTCACCTGCCTTAGTTTATGCTCGGCACCTCCTGAAGAAGTATAGCAATGTACCTAGTGTTGTTGAATGGGAAAAGACATTCAAGTCTGCTTGTGATAAGAGACTTAGTGCTGAAATTGAATCTGGTAGATGTTTAGAAGGGGACTTTGGATTTACCCTTGGTGTCCCAAATGGAGTGGAAGATCTGGATGATTATTTCCGTCAAAAGATAAATGGTGTCCGAGTATCGAGAGTTGGTTTGAGCATGAAAGAAATAGTGCACAGACATGTAGATGAAGCTTTTCAGTATTTCTACAACAAAGATAGAAAGTCTTATGGACCTGGAACAAATAAAAGTCTTAGCATGGAGAAGTTGGATGATGGCTATCAGATAGCTCATCAAATAGTGATGGGATTGATGGATTGCATGAGACAAACTGGCGGTGCTGCTCAAGAAGGTGATCCTTCGTTGGTGTCTTCTGCCATTGCTGCAATTGTTAATAGCGTCGGACATGTGATTGCCAGAATTCCTGATTTAACTGCTGGCATTAATCACTTAAATGTCTCTTCCCCTTCTGGGTCATTGCATTTTGCTCGGTGCATTTTACGCATTCATATCACTTGCCTCTGTATATTGAAGGAAGCACTTGGAGAGCGTCAAAGCCGGGTCTTTGAGGTTGCTCTTGCAACGGAAGCTTCCTCTGCTCTCATGCAAACTTCTGCCCCTGGTAAGGCCCCTCGCAGTCCTTTTCAGATGTCACCTGAATCCCATGATTTTAATGCAAATTTACCTAATGAAACTTTAAACCATCATAAAGTTATAGGGAGAGGTGCAAGAATAACAGCTGCTGTTTCTGCACTTGTCATTGGGGCAATTCTCCAGGGAGTTGCTAGCCTGGACAGAATGGTTGCCCTATTTAGATTAAAGGAAGGGCTGGATCTAATTCAGTTTGCAAGGAGCCTGAAATCGAATGTGAATGGTAGTGCACGCTCGATGGGGGTTTTAAAAGTGGATAATTTGATTGAAGTGTCTGTGAACTGGTTTAGGGTGCTCGTAGGGAACTGCAGAACGGTTTCTGATGGGTTCATCGTGGAGCTCTTAGGGGAAGCCTCAATTGTAGCACTCCATAGAATGCAGCGGATGTTATCTGCAAACTTGGTCTTTTCACCAGCCTATTCTATATTTGCATTTGTGATATGGAAGCCCATTCTTGATGCTAGCATTGTAGTACGTGAAGATTTCCATCAATTGTACCAATTGCTGACAGTCGCGATAGGTGATGCCATAAGGCACCTGCCTTTTCGTGAGATTTGTTTCCGGGACACTCGTTGCTTATATGATCTCATAGCTGTAGACACCCTTGATTCTGAATTTGTATCTTTGCTGGAATCTAATGGTTCAGAAAGCAACTTTAAAGCTGCTTCCTTTGTCCCTCTCCGTTCTAGGCTTTTTCTGGACGCCCTCATTGATTGTAAAATGCCAGAAATCAAACTGGATGGCATTAATCGGATCTCTGGTCAAGTTGAATTGAAAAAACAGTGTGgagaaaatgtgaaaaagcTTATCGGTAAGCTCATACATGTTTTGGATACCCTGCAACCTGCAAAATTTCACTGGCAGTGGGTTGAGCTCAGGCTTCTCCTAAACGAGCAGGCTGTTAATGAAAAGATGATGGAGAATGATATCTCCTTGACTGACGCTATAAGATCTATATCTCCTCATTCTGATAAAAGTACTGCCTCTGAGAACGAGAGCAACTTTGTTCAAATTATACTCACCAGGTTATTGGTCAGGCCTGATGCGGCTCCCTTATTCTCTGAAGCTGTACATTTATTGGGGAAGTCGCTTGAGGATTCAATGCTATCACAAGCAAAATGGTTACTGAGAGGCGCAGAAGTTCTTTATGGTAAGAAATCAATTAGGCAGAAGGTTATGAATATTGCTGCAGAGCTTAAAGAGCTCTCTCTGAAGCCCCAATACTGGAGGCCATGGGGATGGTGTCATGCTGACCCCAATCCAGCGACGAAGAAAGGAGACAAATGGAAATCTGAAGCTGGTGTCCTTGAAGAAGGAGAAGTTGTTGAGGAAGGCGCCATCCCTATCCAGTTTGGAAAAGGATACGGACCTTCTGATGTTGAGGGCTTCATTGTCAGTCAGCAGCATCTGACTGAGAGAGCTCTTATTGAACTGATCCTTCCATGTGTGGATCAAGGTTCTGATGACTTGCGTAATAATTTTGCAAGTGAAATGATCAAGCAGATGAGCAACATTGAGCAacaaataaatgcaattaCTCGTGGAGTTGGCAAGATTTCTGTGACCTCAACTCCTGCAATTGGAAGTCCTGCCAATAAAAGTGGCAGCCGGAAGAGTGGGAAAACTGGTAGTCCTGGGATATCCAGACAATCAACTGGGTCAGCTGATACAGTACCACCTTCTCCAGCAGCGTTGCGAGCCTCCATGACTTTGCGATTGCAATTCCTGCTCAGGTTACTTCCTATTATTTGTGCAGACAG GGAGCCTTCTGGCCGTAATATGAAGCACGCTCTTGCATCCGTGATTTTACGTCTCCTTGGAAGCAGGGTTGTGCATGAAGATTCCTGTCATTTTGTTAATACTGCATTTGTTTCATCAAAGAGAGATGTTGAGTCTCCTATGGAGGCTTCTAGTGCTGCTACACTTTTAAGCGGGGAAAGTCTATTTGATTGTTTATTGTTAGTTCTGCATGTGTTGCTCAGCAGCTACCAGCCAAGTtggttgaaaatgaaatcGGAATCAAAGCCCAACGAGAGCAACAAGGACTATGCTGTTTTTGACCGTGAATTAGCAGAAAGCCTGCAG AATGACTTGGACCGTATGCAATTGCCCGAGACAATCCGGTGGCGCATTCAAACTGCAATGCCGATTCTTATTCCATCTGTTCGGTGTTCAGTCTCTTGCCAGCCTCCGTCAGTATCACCTACTGCCCTTGCTTGTCTACATCCCAGCAATCCAGTAGCTTTGTTAAACCCTAGCAACTCCAACCCGCCTCAGAAGAACCCAGTCTTGCCTGGACGTGCTGCCACAAGTGTGAAAACCAAGTCACATATGTCGCAGCAGGAGCTTGACTCAGAGATTGACCAATGGACCCTTTTGGAAGATGGAGCGGGATCAGGCCAGCTATCACCCAACTCTGCTGGCATCGGTGGCAGCGATCATGCTAATTTGAAGGCCTCCAACTTTCTCAAGGGTGCAGTGAGAGTGAGGAGGACAGACCTTACATATATCGGGGCAGTAGACGAGGATAGCTGA